The window ATTTTTTCATCTTCATATAATCAAAAAAATATAGGCATCTCCGAGTAAAAAAAATGTCTTGTAAAGCTTCAACACAAAAACATTGAGCCATACTTTACTCAAAGGTTTACCCTAGCTATTTTAGCAATTTTTTTGAACTCTTATTAAAAAAGTTGAACTTTCTTATTATATAAAAAAGAACACTTTCTAAAAGTGTTCAATACTATCATCATAAAATACAATTCCATATTTATAAATATATCTAGGCATTTATTGATGAATTATATATCTCTATAATTCTATTAGCTACATTTTGTATATTATAATTTTCTAAACACCATTTTCTCCCCCATTCCCCCAGTTCTTTTCTCAAACCGGGATTGTCAATGAGATATTTAAGTTCTTTAACTACTTTATTATTACTGAATCCATACCTTGCTGCATGATCACCAAAATATTCTAACATCTGTCTTTCTTTTGTCTGAGAACAAACAAGTCCACTACATCCTTTATCCCCTAATCCTATAACTGGTTTTGAACATGCCATCGCTTCAATTGCAACTCTACCAGTACCAACTACAATATCAGCAATATTATAGTAATCTTTAACATTTAGCTTAAAACCTATTACACTGAGTAAATCTCTACCAAGATTACAATTCTTTTGATTTGCTTCATTTAAAATAGTCCATTTTTCATGTCCATCACCTATAATTATACCTTTAAAATTATTATATTCTTTACCTATTCCATAACAGCTCCTCAAAAAAACCTTCGCTGCAATGGCTTTATTCTTAGATAATCTACTGCAATATACTGCAACTATGGCATCTTCAGATATACCTAGTTCAATTCTTTTTCTATCATTAATTACAGTAAATTGATCATTATCAACTCCATTTGGAATTATTACTAATTTATTTTTTATATTGCCTCCAAATTTTCCTACTACCATATTTTTTACAGGTTTACTTACTGTTATTATTTTAGTAGCATCTATACATGTTGTCCATATAATTTCATCATTATAATAAAGACCATGGAGCGTTATTATATGAGGTATTTTGTAGTTTTTATAAATTTCTGCACCTATCTTCATACTTGCAAACAAATGACTGTGAACAATATTAATATTCTCTTTACAAATTAATTTATTTATTTCTCCAATTGACCCATATGATTTTTTTGTATTTAAATTATTATGGGTTATAGGAATATTAACTACTTTGATTCCATATTTGTCAAACATATATCTTAATGGACCTCCAGAAGTACCTACTACAACATGAATTCCTCTTTTATTTAATTCTTTTGCTAAACTCAATACATGTGTTTCAGTTCCACCTATATCTAAAGTATCTACCAAAAGCAATACCCTTATATTACTATAATCTTTATCAGAATTTATCTTAATATCGTGTAACCTTTTATTATCTCTTAGTTTTCTAGCTTCTAAAAAATCTTTGATTCCACTTTTATTTAAGCAATCTAAAATATATTTGTTATATTCATTATTATATTGTATGTGATAAGCATTGTTATGTCTTCTATATATATATAATTCTTTTTGTATTTTTTCTAAAGAAGAAATTTTTAAAAAATTTAAAAATAAATCAATTTGATCATTAAATTTATGACTATTACAATTTATATTAGCTTTTGTATATAATTCTCTTCTAAACATCACTGTTGGAAAAAAAACAGGAATAAAATCTGATATGATTGCTTTTTCAATTTCTAATTGATCTTTATAGGCATTTTGTATATTTTGTATACGCTCGCATAATTTATTGAATTTTTCGTCTTCACTAATACACTTTATTAAACAAGATACCATCAGCTTACTATTATCATTTTGTAAATAGCTAACTTGTTCAGCTATTCTGTTTTCAGTTGAAATATCGTCTGGATCATTTCTTACTATAAAATTTCCTTTTGAGTTTATAAATCCTATCTGAAATGCTTCACTCAATCCTACATTTGAGACAAGTTTTATTAGCTTTATCCTTGTATCATTAAATTTCTTAACTTCACTTAATGTGTTGTCATCAGATTTTGCATCTACAATTATTATCTCTATATTATTATAGGTTTGATTTATTATACTATTAATACACTCACCTATATATTTCTCACAATTATGAACAGGAATTATAATGCTAACTAAAGTATTCATATATACCACTCCTAAGTATTAAGCGAGTGTTTAGAGTTTATATCTTTTTATATTTCAATATATGTACAAACTAAAAAAATGTTTATAACAAGGCTATTACGAAGTAATTGCAGCACAACGTTTCAACAAGGCAAAGTATATGCACACCGCCTGTAAAATCTAATTAGTTACTTGCCTCTATAAAGTTAGCGAACATCTTGCACCTTTATTTAATTCCATGCATTAAATAAAGGGACTGTCTCAAAATATTTTTTGAGTAGTCCCTTTAGATTATTTTATATGAAACTTATTTCTTTTCAAAAACAGCTTCTAAAAAGCAATCATCACTTGGTTGTATGTATATGGTAGGTTCACTACCATTTATACTTCCCTTCCAACCTTTAAAAATAAAGTCCTCATTAGGAATTGCTTCCACTTTATTTTTAACACCAATAAAATAATTCCCTTCAAATTCACCATTTTTAATATTTACTTCGTAATCGTTAATTTTAATAGTTCCTCCATTACTATTATTTATTTTATAATTAATTTTGCAAGAGCCATTAATATTAAAATGATTACAAAAGTTTTTAAATAAAAATTTGGGTCTATTTGCAGCAAATTCTTTAAGTACGTTTACATTTTTCAGCCATCCTTCCATAGATTTGCCACAAGTGTTCCATCTATTGATATGTTCCTGTATCTCTGGTCTTACTAGTGCTTGATATTCATCAATTCTCTCTATCACATGCTCAGGTCTTAAATTTGTATTTAACATATCTGCCGTTCTAGCTAAAAAAGCATTTTTAAACTCATCATTTTTTAATAATGATCTAAACAGAAAAGTAGCCCATTCAGCATTTAAACCTGTTTTTTGACCTTCAACAGTCATATATTCTATCATATTATATCTATAATATTTAAATCCACCTTCAGTATCATACAATAGCCATCTCCATCTTCCATCATAACCATATGGACTATTAGGCTCATAAGTTTCAGTATTTTTTCTCCACAATTTTGAATTGTTTCCCGGCCAATCAAGATTAACCAAATATATTTCTAAAGCATAATAATTTATAAAATTGTCAATGTCAATTTTAGTTTTAATATTATCATAAACTTCTTTCTGTCTAATATCATGCGATTTTATATAATTTAGTATATCTAAAAAATGCTTTTTATCGTTTGGCTGTCCATGCAAAGTAGCATATCTATTTTCTAGTATAACAAATTCCTCGGGGTTCATATCATAATGCGAAGCTATATAATACTCATCTTGTCTTTCTCTAAGATTATGAATCCCCCAATATTCACCATTAATAAATAGTATAACTGGTCTATATGCTTGTACATCAAGTTTAATATCTTCCATAAGACTATGCGTCATAGCATCCTCAAACATAGTTAAAACAACATCATGTCCTGAATTTCTTAATAAGAATCTCTTAAATGTATTTATACTCTCATCACTATTTTCTTTTTTTAACCCTGGAAACATTTCATAATTAATAATATTTTTTTCATCATATTCCTTTCGAGCATAGAACCTTAATGGTTTCATTGGATAACTTCTACTCCAACCACCATTTATTCTAGTTCCCATATTTAATGAAAATCCTTCAGTTCCATCAGGTTCAAACCATTCAATATGAACTGGTCTTTCCCACTCACGACCTCTTCTTGTATAATTGGCAAAGCTACCTCTACTTGGTTTAGCCCCTCTATTTCTACTTTTCCACCAAGCTCTTGACTTTCCTAATACATAAATTCCCTTATCATAGCTAAATAAATTATCTCTATCAGTTACTAATGATATAATTGGAAATGAATATTTATTCTTCATGTTTGGAGCTATAAAATAAGAATTTGTTATAATATCACTTACAGGAGTTTCATTTTCAAAAACACGAAATCTTATTACAGCTGCTTTAAAACTTTTTGTTAAAGGTTTCTTCCATTCTACTGATGTTGTACTTATCTTAGATAACACA of the Abyssisolibacter fermentans genome contains:
- a CDS encoding glycosyltransferase → MNTLVSIIIPVHNCEKYIGECINSIINQTYNNIEIIIVDAKSDDNTLSEVKKFNDTRIKLIKLVSNVGLSEAFQIGFINSKGNFIVRNDPDDISTENRIAEQVSYLQNDNSKLMVSCLIKCISEDEKFNKLCERIQNIQNAYKDQLEIEKAIISDFIPVFFPTVMFRRELYTKANINCNSHKFNDQIDLFLNFLKISSLEKIQKELYIYRRHNNAYHIQYNNEYNKYILDCLNKSGIKDFLEARKLRDNKRLHDIKINSDKDYSNIRVLLLVDTLDIGGTETHVLSLAKELNKRGIHVVVGTSGGPLRYMFDKYGIKVVNIPITHNNLNTKKSYGSIGEINKLICKENINIVHSHLFASMKIGAEIYKNYKIPHIITLHGLYYNDEIIWTTCIDATKIITVSKPVKNMVVGKFGGNIKNKLVIIPNGVDNDQFTVINDRKRIELGISEDAIVAVYCSRLSKNKAIAAKVFLRSCYGIGKEYNNFKGIIIGDGHEKWTILNEANQKNCNLGRDLLSVIGFKLNVKDYYNIADIVVGTGRVAIEAMACSKPVIGLGDKGCSGLVCSQTKERQMLEYFGDHAARYGFSNNKVVKELKYLIDNPGLRKELGEWGRKWCLENYNIQNVANRIIEIYNSSINA
- a CDS encoding CotH kinase family protein, whose product is MFKKEYFLKKTVLYLFVLICVTFIYFEFKNYNESVQVMDLYSVNSEINKIDLKISSDDLISLNSNNGNMFWRSVKMKKDSDYTIIDIRNSKDENAPFEIRIDDEVYKLYKINETNIKKFAFVQVSKLSNIKSSDLEIKELFFNEVDMGTYIMEKKVYELVRNDEIGYFVSLNSETEYIRNLRYTVDNEMLSSLEFFYTKMLSKYIVIHKMFNGKDNYNFNNLYFLYNSEDNKLEPYICMDNVSYKLNDVSINLSKLINSSNEYKNMIVKVAEDDNYLNNIIELQQKIYKQFDEYIKDDDLKNRELLIKRGDEIRKGIDTNQNSLTGTRVKYAVDGKWKYLKLSHKSGFYEDSFELSFDYDENYRLYYTLDGSEPTTNSILYTKPIKMNDRSSEEDVLSKISTTSVEWKKPLTKSFKAAVIRFRVFENETPVSDIITNSYFIAPNMKNKYSFPIISLVTDRDNLFSYDKGIYVLGKSRAWWKSRNRGAKPSRGSFANYTRRGREWERPVHIEWFEPDGTEGFSLNMGTRINGGWSRSYPMKPLRFYARKEYDEKNIINYEMFPGLKKENSDESINTFKRFLLRNSGHDVVLTMFEDAMTHSLMEDIKLDVQAYRPVILFINGEYWGIHNLRERQDEYYIASHYDMNPEEFVILENRYATLHGQPNDKKHFLDILNYIKSHDIRQKEVYDNIKTKIDIDNFINYYALEIYLVNLDWPGNNSKLWRKNTETYEPNSPYGYDGRWRWLLYDTEGGFKYYRYNMIEYMTVEGQKTGLNAEWATFLFRSLLKNDEFKNAFLARTADMLNTNLRPEHVIERIDEYQALVRPEIQEHINRWNTCGKSMEGWLKNVNVLKEFAANRPKFLFKNFCNHFNINGSCKINYKINNSNGGTIKINDYEVNIKNGEFEGNYFIGVKNKVEAIPNEDFIFKGWKGSINGSEPTIYIQPSDDCFLEAVFEKK